CTCGGTAAAAACTTTTGTTGAGGTAATGTAGCCGCCTCGCTTAATGAAAGCACCACCCATGCCAAAATCACCCAGTTCATACTCGTTGGTAATCCAAGTAATTTGAGCTTTATGGGAAAGCTTCCGCTTTCTAATTTCGTGAGCCACATTCAAAATATATTCGAACGCTGCACCTTGACACGTTGCCAGGCCATGCCCTGTGCCAATCAAAATGCGCTGTGTCTCACCGGCTTGCATTCGCTTCATCGTCTCCTGAAGCGTTTCCCATGAAAGCGCCGCGTGACTGTACGTACAAACTGACATGGTATTTTTTTCAGGACCCAAACCTGTCGTTCCATCAAAATTCAATTTCGGACCCGTTGCATTCACCAGATAGTCATAATCAACATTTTCAGTTTGGCCTTTTTTCGACTCATCAGTGTATTCAATGGACACATAGCCTTTTCCATTCTCCATATCACCTTCAGGGTGAATTTCAACCGCCTTTGCCTGCTTCAATACGATGCCCCATCGATCGTAGACCTTCTTTAGCTTGAAACGCACCTGATCAACGGACATTCTTCCAACCCCAACCCAAATGTTAGAAGGAATCCATTGATAGTACTGGTTAGGCGTGATCACCACCACTTCGTGCTTTTTACCTAACTTTTGTTTCAAAAACGCGGCGCATGTATGACCAGAAATCCCGGCACCAAGTACGACTACTTTTGCCATAGTTAATTTGCCTTTTGTTTTGTTGTTATAGATAGTTATATGGCCATATAGTAATATACCAAATATAGATATTTTTCCTAACAGCTTCTCAGAATTGGATTTTAATGTTTAATGTTTTTTGGGGCAAGAACAAAAAGAAAGCATTCAGCCGTGTAGGATGCTAAAAAAGATAGGGATGGCCTGAAAAAAGTCCAAGCGATTTCCAGGCTCATGTATTTCTAAAAACGATCTTTGCGCCACTATTTAGTTTTTCAACCAAGATAAAGCGATCATCCCGACTTAATGACCGTTTCCTGGTCGCGCGCCGCCACCCATATTTCCACCACCGCTTCTCTGATTTGAAGGCGCATTATTTCCGCTTCCACCTGGATTTTGAGGTGCTGGCGTTGTCGGATTCACATTTCGCGACTCATGCGAATCGTTTTTGACAGGATTCTTTGACTCGGTTTTCTTTACATCGCTATTTGGCTTGTCCACTTTACGAATCTCTTTATTTCCATACGCCCGATTCTCAATGGGATGATTCATTGGCATTATATTTATAGGCATTAGTTGACTGAAAATGGGAGACATCTTTACGAATACCGTTTGCGACTCCCCCGCCTCAACCGTTATGCTCATGTCCACTGTTTTGTAATATCTATGCCGAATCGTTAGGTTGTGCTGACCATCAGACACTTCATATAAAGTACATGGAGTGATCATTCCCGTATTGACGCCATCCAAAAACACCTCTGCGCCATCGATCGGATTTGTATTTACTTTTATATTTGCAAAGTTTGGCTCTAACTCTACTTGTAAGGTCACATTTTCATAGATATTTGTCAGATCAAGCACCCCAACTTTAGACTGATAATTTTCCTTGACAAGTTGATATATGTATTTCTGCTTCTTGAATTTCCACTGAACTGCAGTTTTTCCAATGTAGGTATCGTCAACATAAAATGCCGCATCCGACGGGTCAGTTTGAACCAGCAGCAACACGCCATCATCTTTTAATTCCTCATACAACACCCCTGCTGAACTTGACACGCTCCCAGTAGAAAGCACCATCTCGTAGACAGCCGCGCTCTGAATAGACTCTGGATATATGTAATTTCTCAAGACACCGTATTTATCGTGCTTGATAGTGATTTTTTTCGACCCTTGCGGAACATATACCCAATATTCACCCGTTTCTTTCAAGACATCCGTAATGCCAAGCATTCCGCCTTCAAAGGCAAAATTACTTTCCGAAGTGACAATTTTAATAAGCGCACATTTCTGTCCATTCATGTCAAAGACAGGAGAAATAATCTGCGCCGTTTCATCTTCGGGCAAGGCTTTAAATGACGTAACCGAGAGTTGCGCATTCGCCGTTGAAACGGCCAATAACAATAGAACCACCAGGACAAGAATTTTTTTCATGGCTTCTGCTCCTTTTTTTTGGTTCTTTCGAAATTCACAGAGACTCAACCGAGTAGCCAACTATTTTCTTTTGGATCAATTGCCTAAACAACAAAAAGAACTTATAATCGGAAGAACCTTGTAGTTAATATAGATACTTATTTACACTTTACTCATGAAAGGAGTTTAATCCAAAATGCTATCCTCGGCTCAGAAATCCGACACGGATTTCCCGCTTAAATCTTACACTATTGGCGAGGAAATCGCCAACGGCATTACCCATGGCGTTGGCACAGTGCTTAGCATTATTGGCTTGATTTTGCTCGTCAGATTAGCCAATGAATTTGGCGATGTTTGGTGGATGGTTAGTTTTTGCATCTACGGCGGCAGCATGATCTTGCTCTATCTCACATCTACGCTCTATCACAGCATCCAAAATCCGAAGGTGAAATATTTCTTTCGCATTCTCGATCACGCCAATATCTACCTTTTGATTGCAGGAACTTACACGCCGTTGCTTTTGGTCAGCTTAGGCGGCGCTTGGGGCTGGACCATGCTAATTTTGATTTGGCTTATTGCCATTGCAGGTATGAGCCTAACGTCGCTTTTTATGAAGCGCTTTCAAAAATTTTCCGTCGCGACTTACATTTTTATGGGCTGGATTGGCATTTTCGTGCTTTATAAATTACCCGAATTTATGCCAATAACTGGACTTTTTTGGATTGGCGCAGGCGGCTTGTTTTATACAATTGGCGTGATTTTTTATGTCTGGAAAAAACTTCCCTATCATCACGCCATTTGGCATGTGTTCGTGTTAGGCGGAAGCGCGTGCCACTATATCGCTATTTTCAATTACTTGACTTGATTTTTGGAACAGAAAACTATTTGACAAACATCAGAAATAATATCTAACACAATTGCCAGAGGCGGAATTTTCCAGAAAATCTGCCTCTGGCTTTTTTGCATCGATTATTTCAAAAGCATCATTTTTTTCGTATCTGAAAAACCGTCTGTTCGAAGCTGATAGAAATACACTCCACTTGAAAGTCCCGCCGCATTAAACTGAAATGCGTTTAAACCTTGAACCGCGTTAATTTGTTTTCTAAACACCACGCGCCCTAACAAGTCATAAATTTGCAATGTTGCCTGCGAAGCTTTTTTCATCGTGAAAGCAATTGTGGTTGACGGGTTAAATGGATTGGGGTAATTTTGCTGCAATTCATATTGACTTGGCACAGCGTCCTTTTCTTCAACCGCTTCAAGTTTCGTGACCGCTATTTCAAACGACCTGAGCGCCTCGCCCGAAACATAGCGATAACTATTTTTGGTGGCCATATCAATTGAACTGCTATCCACTAAATCGCGAAGGATAAATTCATAATCGTCCATACTTATCTCATCCCAAGCCAGCTGAATATCGCCTTCTTGCGCGATGCTAAATTGCCAGGTTTTCGTTTCCCCAACGGCGAGCGGCGAGCGAATATCCTTATTATACTTGCTGCCTAAAAGAGAATTCCAATTTTCGTGCGTGAAATAAAGCGAAATAGCATTTTTGCTGGAAGGCGTTGCTGGGGGCTCGGGCGCATCGTGGCGAGCGTCAAAATCATCGGAAGCATTTGGATGCACACCAAAAACTGAAATCATATCGGCATCCTCACCAGATTTCACATATAAAGTTTTTTGCCAACCTGATTCAGTTGCTACGGCAAAATTTAACGGCGTTGAACCACTTTCTTCCTTTGAAGACGCTCTAAAAATGAGCGCCAAATTGGAATCCAACGCAGCACACCAATAACCCAGCCAAGGCGCTAACGTGTCGGGATTGGTATAACCCAAGTCGCCTGCCGAAAACGCATAGAAGGAAGCGGAAACCCATCCGCTATCTGCCGCCGCAAGAAAATCATAGATATTTCCGTCGCGTTTTAGATAAAGCTTTTCTGATGGCACTTCTTCATTTAGGGCATTCCCAATCATGTTCCAACCCAGCGCAAGCGGCACCACCGCCGAATCCACAACCAGCTCGCCATCCATGCTCACCGTTATTGTATCTGGCGTAAAAAGCCAATATCCTTTTCCGTTATACATGCTTTCAAATGGAATATATCCTTCTGAGCGATCGTAGTCATAAATGTAGTAATAGTTAGAGGTGTAATTTCCAATAACAGAATTTATTGAATTATCATTCGGCAAATATGGCGCGCTGATAAGCGACCAACCCGCATTGAAAGTATATCGACCTTGAATGGCGAAATAATCACTGACGATTTCTTGCTGGTTAAACATGGAGTCCGTTGTGACGAGTTTAATCTGCACCTGCCCCAACAGATATTTTGGAACTGCCCATTCATAGCTTGAACTGGTGCCGAGCACTTCGTCAATGAACACAAAATTTCCACTATCGGACGCCGTCGCGTAGTAAAGCACATGCGATCGTAAATCAGAGGCATCGGTTGCCGTCCATGAAATCGAAATTGAGTCGCTGTGATAAAACGTCTCGCCACCAGATGGATAACTCAACGCAACGCTCGGCGGCGTTAAATCGCCGATGGCAAGCTCGAACCGGCGCAGCGCATCATTTGTGTATTCATAGATTAATGTGTCGCGAAGGTTTACTAAGCTGTCGAGCTCTTTATCAATCAAGCGAAGACCATAGCCAGCAGGAATATCGAACTCCTGAAATTGGAGTTGAATGTCGCTTCCCGTGACATTTGTACTGACCTCAAACGCCCAAGATTTGGCAACGGAATCTAAACCCGACGCCGAGCGAACATCATAGGTAAAATTCTCTCCTGAAGGATGTGACCATTCTGGATGTAAAAAGTAAAGCTGAATATGCGCTTGTGGCGGCGCGGCAGGCTCGGGCATATCAAAGTCAGGATCAAAACCGTCGGTGGCACTGTCGGAAACGCCCGCGATGTTATGCAAATCGCCATATCCGCCAACCGTTGCAAGAATACGCATTTCCATTTCACTGCTGAGCGACGCTTCGCTGCCAGTGATGATTGTATTGCCCGCTGCTCCTGGCGATCCTTTATCCGAGCCAAATAGCGAATCAGTTGCCGCCACATAATCCGAGTCGTTCGTGACGCCGCTCAAATGGTTTGCCACATGATTCAGTTCATGCGCAACACCTGATCCGAACTTGTCACCATCCGTGTAATCAATTCGGCAAATTACTTCGCCCGAGCCGTTTTCCAAAACGATTTGGTCAGCTGTATTTCCCAAAGAAAAACTGCTCGTCACCTCATAATCGCGGTGATTGTAAAGCGAATCACTTTTTCCTAACACTAAAAATCCACCTGCTGGAACAATCGTAAGACCGTTAGCCGCATCGATGGTGTGATTGTTTGAAGAGGTATCTTTAATTGCCCAGCCGGAAATGTCAATGTCTGAGGAAGTGGTGTTATAAAGCTCAACATATTCGCCATCTGTGTCGCTTGTGCCGGCGGGGTCGGCCATAAATTCGGTGATGATCAAATCACCGGGCGATTGCGCGCGAAGAGCGGCAGAAAAAAGTAAACATGATAATAATACACCGAAGAAAGAAACGAGTTTTTTCATGGGGGAAAACCTCTTTCTTGAAGTTATAGTGAATGTAAATGGAGGTATTTATACAAAAAACATCAGCATTAGTAAGGTAATGAAACTTAACGATTACTGACAACTCTTTAGGTTTACTTTGTATGGTTTTCTTCTCACACAAACCAAACTTGCCTATCTAACAATCCCAAACGGTTGTTTTTCTTGTTCTTCAAAATTCACTTTATCAAGCAAATTAGAACTCAGAATAGAGGACTTTACGCCAAAATCTTCTCTAAAACACTTTCTGTTTGCGCTTTCAAAGATTCCAGAGAGCTGTTGTTGTAAATGACAAAATCCGCTCGTTTTATCAATTCTTCTTGCGACCACTGGCTTTGCATCCGCGACCTAATTTGCGATTCTTCCATGCCGGCCTGTTTTAAGCGTTCGAGACGCACATCAAAATCGGCGGCCACAACCACAATTTCATCCAGGCCTTTTGTGCCGCCGGCTTCAAACAAAATGGCCGCTTCCTTAACCAAAACTTTTTTTTCCGTTTCGCACACGCTTTCTTTTGCGCGCTCAAACGCAGCAAACACTTTTGGGTGAATTAGATTGTTGAGCGCTTGAAGTTTTTTTTCATCTGAAAAAACAATTTGCGCGATTTTCTTCCTATCTGGCAAAAGCCTTGCCGTACCGTTTTTATGATAAATGTCGTCGCCAAACAATTTTTTCATGCCGGCAATGACGTCCGCGTCTTCTTCCTGAATCTGCTTGGCCACGTTATCGGCGTTAAACACCTTGCAGCCTAACGATGATAAAATTCTGCAAACCTCACTTTTTCCGCAACCAATTCCGCCGGTTACGCCGACCAAATGTATCGCTTCTCGTAATGTCATTTTTATTTTCTTTTTTCGGACAGTACCCGCCGCTTTGCCTCTATTGCCTCCAATGTATTCTTTAAAACGTCCTTCCAAATTGCCGGTTTGGACTTATAACCTTGCATTTCTTTTTGAAAATCCACACGCGTTGTATTATGATAGGCAAACACCCTGTCCAAACTATCCGGCTTGCTAAAATTCATTCGTTCCGACGAACTCAGCGACTCATACCAAGCCTGCACAAGCAAAACATCCACGTAGGTTTTAATAAACGCTTTATCTTTTTCCGTCAACTTTTCATCCGCTTTGGAACAAGCCATACCAGCGCTCAAAATAGCCACCACACTAACACATTGAAGGCACAACCCAAAAGCCTTTTTTATTTTGAAAAAATTCATTCCTAACAAATATTTAGGCCTATATTAAGACAATTTTCCTAAAGAAGCCCGTTTTTTTGATTTAAAAATAAGAGAATCTGTTATCAGGAAACTTTACTGCTTGGCAGTTCGTTTAGAGCTATAAGTTAGACAAATCCACATTAATCATTAAAAACCTTAATCATCAAAAAAATCTTATGGCATACGAACAACCGAAACTCCCGTATGAGCTAAACGCTCTTGAACCACACATCTCTGCTAACACGCTTGAATTTCATTATGGCAAACACCATGCGGCTTATGTGACCAAGTACAACGGCTTTGTAAAAGACACGCCGTACGACAAGATGCCGCTTGAAGATGTGATTAAAGCAACGGCTGGCGATGCCTCAAAAGCCGGAATCTTTAACAACGGCGCCCAAGCATGGAATCACAGTTTTTACTGGAATTGCCTATCACCTAACGGCGGCGGCGCACCAACGGGAAAAATTGCCGACAAAATTAACGAGGATTGCGGTAGCTATGAAAATTTTGTAGCCGCATTTAAAGATGCTGCCGCCACACAGTTTGGAAGCGGCTGGGCTTGGCTTGTTTTGGATGGTGGAAAATTAAAAATCACCAAAACGCTCAACGCCGCAAACCCCATGACTGAAGGACAAACCACACTTTTAACTCTTGATGTTTGGGAACACGCTTATTATTTGGATTATCAAAATCGACGTCCTGACTATATTCAAACTTTCCTTGAGAAACTCGTTAATTGGGATTTTGTCAATCAAAATCTTGAAGCTGCGATGTAAAATCCGCTTTGCATTCAAAGAAAAACGCCGGAAGCTCTCCGGCGTTTTTTGATTGGTGCGTCAGTCTTTCAAGCTTCATCCATCGTTTTGAATGCAAGAGAGCGCAACAGAAAATCGCATGCGCATTCAACCAAGCATGATCGAATCTACTTCACATAACGCTTCATATTATCAATATTAATCACAGATGCGCCTTTTGGGACTTTGAAGTCAAAACCGAAGTTTCGACCGTTGATTTCTCGCTCGGCATATG
Above is a window of Chloroherpeton thalassium ATCC 35110 DNA encoding:
- a CDS encoding PEGA domain-containing protein, which produces MKKILVLVVLLLLAVSTANAQLSVTSFKALPEDETAQIISPVFDMNGQKCALIKIVTSESNFAFEGGMLGITDVLKETGEYWVYVPQGSKKITIKHDKYGVLRNYIYPESIQSAAVYEMVLSTGSVSSSAGVLYEELKDDGVLLLVQTDPSDAAFYVDDTYIGKTAVQWKFKKQKYIYQLVKENYQSKVGVLDLTNIYENVTLQVELEPNFANIKVNTNPIDGAEVFLDGVNTGMITPCTLYEVSDGQHNLTIRHRYYKTVDMSITVEAGESQTVFVKMSPIFSQLMPINIMPMNHPIENRAYGNKEIRKVDKPNSDVKKTESKNPVKNDSHESRNVNPTTPAPQNPGGSGNNAPSNQRSGGGNMGGGARPGNGH
- the trhA gene encoding PAQR family membrane homeostasis protein TrhA, whose product is MLSSAQKSDTDFPLKSYTIGEEIANGITHGVGTVLSIIGLILLVRLANEFGDVWWMVSFCIYGGSMILLYLTSTLYHSIQNPKVKYFFRILDHANIYLLIAGTYTPLLLVSLGGAWGWTMLILIWLIAIAGMSLTSLFMKRFQKFSVATYIFMGWIGIFVLYKLPEFMPITGLFWIGAGGLFYTIGVIFYVWKKLPYHHAIWHVFVLGGSACHYIAIFNYLT
- a CDS encoding lamin tail domain-containing protein, which codes for MKKLVSFFGVLLSCLLFSAALRAQSPGDLIITEFMADPAGTSDTDGEYVELYNTTSSDIDISGWAIKDTSSNNHTIDAANGLTIVPAGGFLVLGKSDSLYNHRDYEVTSSFSLGNTADQIVLENGSGEVICRIDYTDGDKFGSGVAHELNHVANHLSGVTNDSDYVAATDSLFGSDKGSPGAAGNTIITGSEASLSSEMEMRILATVGGYGDLHNIAGVSDSATDGFDPDFDMPEPAAPPQAHIQLYFLHPEWSHPSGENFTYDVRSASGLDSVAKSWAFEVSTNVTGSDIQLQFQEFDIPAGYGLRLIDKELDSLVNLRDTLIYEYTNDALRRFELAIGDLTPPSVALSYPSGGETFYHSDSISISWTATDASDLRSHVLYYATASDSGNFVFIDEVLGTSSSYEWAVPKYLLGQVQIKLVTTDSMFNQQEIVSDYFAIQGRYTFNAGWSLISAPYLPNDNSINSVIGNYTSNYYYIYDYDRSEGYIPFESMYNGKGYWLFTPDTITVSMDGELVVDSAVVPLALGWNMIGNALNEEVPSEKLYLKRDGNIYDFLAAADSGWVSASFYAFSAGDLGYTNPDTLAPWLGYWCAALDSNLALIFRASSKEESGSTPLNFAVATESGWQKTLYVKSGEDADMISVFGVHPNASDDFDARHDAPEPPATPSSKNAISLYFTHENWNSLLGSKYNKDIRSPLAVGETKTWQFSIAQEGDIQLAWDEISMDDYEFILRDLVDSSSIDMATKNSYRYVSGEALRSFEIAVTKLEAVEEKDAVPSQYELQQNYPNPFNPSTTIAFTMKKASQATLQIYDLLGRVVFRKQINAVQGLNAFQFNAAGLSSGVYFYQLRTDGFSDTKKMMLLK
- the coaE gene encoding dephospho-CoA kinase (Dephospho-CoA kinase (CoaE) performs the final step in coenzyme A biosynthesis.), giving the protein MTLREAIHLVGVTGGIGCGKSEVCRILSSLGCKVFNADNVAKQIQEEDADVIAGMKKLFGDDIYHKNGTARLLPDRKKIAQIVFSDEKKLQALNNLIHPKVFAAFERAKESVCETEKKVLVKEAAILFEAGGTKGLDEIVVVAADFDVRLERLKQAGMEESQIRSRMQSQWSQEELIKRADFVIYNNSSLESLKAQTESVLEKILA
- a CDS encoding superoxide dismutase translates to MAYEQPKLPYELNALEPHISANTLEFHYGKHHAAYVTKYNGFVKDTPYDKMPLEDVIKATAGDASKAGIFNNGAQAWNHSFYWNCLSPNGGGAPTGKIADKINEDCGSYENFVAAFKDAAATQFGSGWAWLVLDGGKLKITKTLNAANPMTEGQTTLLTLDVWEHAYYLDYQNRRPDYIQTFLEKLVNWDFVNQNLEAAM